In the genome of Pelobacter seleniigenes DSM 18267, one region contains:
- a CDS encoding DUF401 family protein — protein MLVKIIIIFAGILILNRLGLHLAVSLLAGSISLGIWTGMTPMELLTCLYESTINYQTLSLALIVWLIMAMSVIMEKSGHMKRLVSSFTSLTKDARVVGTVMSALIGLLPMPGGALFSAPLVGEALSRVNASPEHKTALNYWFRHIWEYWWPLYPGVILAIALLNTQTWRYMMFAAPLTLLSVAAGYLFIIRPMGTTGANAESRISWQGIKEFIYEMMPITIIISSIFIITGLSAILTLIKPDISIPSLVSVIVGISGAIVWVCRSNRIAPSGLLAATLGKSNLTMIFLIISIMLFKGVMTDSGAVQGIRDELMTYGIPPILLILIMPFFSGFILGIAVGFVGASFPLIVPLIPAHDTFTYLLYAALAYTFGYMGMMLSPVHLCFLVTRDYFKAGIGSSYGYVVKTSMTVLLSATLLFFVANFLHGFFIS, from the coding sequence ATGCTCGTAAAAATAATCATTATCTTTGCAGGAATCTTGATCCTCAACAGGTTAGGCCTTCATCTGGCCGTGTCACTTCTGGCTGGCTCCATATCTCTGGGAATATGGACGGGAATGACACCAATGGAGTTATTGACCTGTCTGTATGAGAGCACAATCAACTATCAAACACTGAGTCTTGCTTTGATTGTATGGCTGATCATGGCGATGAGCGTCATCATGGAAAAAAGCGGACACATGAAGAGGCTCGTCAGCAGTTTCACCAGCCTGACCAAGGACGCCAGAGTCGTAGGCACAGTTATGTCAGCGCTCATCGGCCTTTTGCCCATGCCGGGAGGTGCGCTCTTCTCAGCACCGCTGGTGGGTGAAGCCCTCTCCAGAGTCAATGCAAGCCCTGAACATAAAACGGCCCTGAATTACTGGTTCAGGCATATATGGGAATACTGGTGGCCGCTGTATCCAGGCGTTATCCTGGCCATAGCCTTGCTCAATACCCAGACATGGCGTTACATGATGTTCGCGGCCCCATTGACTCTGCTTTCGGTCGCGGCAGGCTACTTATTTATCATTAGGCCGATGGGAACGACAGGCGCCAACGCTGAGAGCCGGATTTCATGGCAAGGAATCAAGGAATTTATCTATGAAATGATGCCGATCACCATCATCATTTCATCCATCTTCATCATAACCGGGCTGTCCGCGATACTAACCCTGATCAAGCCGGATATCAGCATCCCATCCCTTGTTTCCGTCATTGTCGGAATTTCAGGAGCAATAGTCTGGGTCTGCCGCTCAAACAGGATTGCGCCATCAGGCCTTCTTGCTGCAACCCTCGGCAAGTCAAACCTGACAATGATTTTTCTCATCATATCCATAATGCTTTTCAAGGGCGTGATGACAGACTCGGGAGCGGTTCAGGGCATTAGAGACGAGCTTATGACCTACGGGATACCGCCAATTCTCCTCATCCTGATCATGCCCTTCTTTTCCGGTTTTATCCTGGGAATCGCAGTTGGTTTTGTGGGAGCATCCTTTCCGCTTATTGTTCCGCTCATTCCGGCCCATGATACCTTCACCTATCTTTTGTACGCAGCGCTTGCATATACTTTCGGTTACATGGGAATGATGCTGTCGCCGGTCCACCTCTGTTTTCTTGTGACAAGGGATTATTTCAAGGCGGGGATAGGCAGCAGTTACGGCTATGTCGTTAAGACATCAATGACAGTTCTTCTCTCTGCCACCCTGCTGTTCTTTGTCGCAAATTTTCTACACGGATTTTTTATCAGCTGA
- a CDS encoding DNA-3-methyladenine glycosylase I → MQRFQRIYQRAAERKGGEEALRALLPDNIKSPQQLAMLGDDRYLAEMTKAIFKAGFAWKVIDKKWPGFEEAFWGFDIGRCAFMSPDDEDALCADTRIVRNRQKILTVPQNAVMISEVRKKYGSFARLVAEWPSEDYIGLLAYLGKHGARLGGMTAQYFLRFVGKDGFVLSRDGVYALIEAGIIDKPPTSQAAIRKVQQAYNHWGQETGWGLAEISRILGLSIDAPKK, encoded by the coding sequence ATGCAACGTTTTCAACGGATCTATCAAAGAGCTGCCGAGCGTAAAGGGGGCGAAGAGGCTTTGCGTGCATTGTTGCCGGATAACATCAAAAGCCCGCAGCAACTGGCGATGCTTGGTGATGATCGTTACCTGGCTGAAATGACGAAAGCAATTTTCAAAGCAGGGTTCGCCTGGAAAGTGATTGATAAGAAGTGGCCCGGTTTTGAGGAGGCTTTCTGGGGTTTCGATATTGGTCGTTGTGCCTTTATGTCCCCGGATGACGAGGATGCTCTCTGTGCTGATACGCGGATTGTGCGTAATCGGCAAAAAATCCTGACGGTCCCGCAAAATGCGGTCATGATCAGCGAAGTCCGCAAGAAATACGGGAGTTTCGCCAGGCTTGTCGCCGAGTGGCCGAGTGAAGATTATATCGGTTTGCTCGCTTATCTTGGGAAGCATGGAGCTCGCCTTGGTGGAATGACCGCTCAGTACTTTCTGAGGTTTGTCGGCAAGGACGGCTTTGTTCTTTCGCGGGATGGCGTTTATGCCCTGATTGAGGCCGGTATCATTGACAAGCCGCCGACCAGTCAAGCGGCTATCCGGAAAGTTCAGCAGGCCTATAATCACTGGGGACAAGAGACGGGTTGGGGGCTGGCCGAGATCAGCCGGATTCTTGGCCTGTCCATTGATGCGCCGAAGAAATGA
- a CDS encoding methyl-accepting chemotaxis protein, with amino-acid sequence MKNLKIGIKIWLLVIIISLFACISIISGRKALNIVKDEALIQVDQVMSQGYKDQIKSLIDSTALAMGAAIEGETDQDVILAKLRQLNNPIRFLDNKSGYFFIYDHNGVCMSLPPKQELQGKSLIDMKDQNGLYLVKELLKAAQNGGGFVSYVWPKPPSNDLKNKLSYARLIPGTNFMIGTGIYTDDIDTQKATLVTLMNQKIKPVLFWSGAILILFFVILVLPMVIVLIRQLVKPLQQLQLIAHDLQQGKLAQRLQWDSKDEIGELSNSLNSMAEHLNGYAEQTKKIADGDLTAEIIPASNEDILGNALLQMTTELRELVQQIQTASDQITSGSQQVADSSQMLSQGATQAAAAVEEISSSMNEIGSQTQQSADNANQANKLSTIAKQSAETGSRKMTGMIAAMSDINSSAQDISKIIKVIDEIAFQTNLLALNAAVEAARAGQHGKGFAVVAEEVRNLAARSAKAAEETTQMIESSVEKSKNGTQIAEETSSALAEIVTNISKVSDLVEEIAAATTEQAQGISQINQGLSQIDQSIQQNTASAEESAATSEELSSQANYLREMLYRFKIDEGGQKRIG; translated from the coding sequence ATGAAAAACCTGAAAATCGGTATCAAAATCTGGTTGCTGGTCATCATCATTTCCCTGTTTGCCTGTATCAGTATCATCAGCGGCCGCAAAGCGCTTAATATTGTTAAAGACGAAGCGCTGATCCAAGTTGATCAGGTCATGAGCCAGGGCTATAAAGACCAGATCAAATCACTGATCGACAGCACCGCTTTGGCCATGGGTGCGGCTATTGAAGGCGAGACTGACCAGGACGTCATTCTTGCCAAACTCAGGCAGCTGAACAACCCGATTCGTTTTTTGGACAACAAGTCCGGCTATTTTTTCATTTATGACCATAACGGCGTCTGCATGTCCCTCCCGCCGAAGCAGGAATTACAGGGAAAAAGCCTGATCGACATGAAAGATCAGAACGGGCTGTATCTGGTCAAAGAGTTGCTCAAGGCCGCCCAAAACGGCGGCGGTTTTGTCAGCTATGTCTGGCCGAAACCGCCCAGCAACGATCTCAAAAATAAGCTCAGCTATGCCCGGCTGATTCCGGGGACCAATTTCATGATCGGCACCGGTATCTATACCGACGATATCGATACTCAAAAGGCGACCCTGGTCACCTTGATGAACCAGAAAATCAAGCCGGTGCTGTTCTGGAGCGGGGCCATCCTGATTCTTTTCTTTGTCATCCTGGTGCTGCCGATGGTCATCGTCCTGATTCGCCAGCTGGTCAAGCCACTGCAACAGCTGCAACTGATCGCCCATGATCTTCAGCAGGGCAAACTGGCCCAACGCCTGCAGTGGGACAGCAAGGACGAAATCGGTGAGCTATCCAATTCCCTGAACTCCATGGCCGAGCACCTCAACGGCTATGCCGAGCAGACCAAAAAGATCGCCGACGGTGACCTGACCGCCGAGATCATCCCGGCTTCAAATGAAGATATTCTCGGTAATGCGTTGCTGCAGATGACCACCGAACTGCGCGAACTGGTGCAGCAGATCCAAACGGCGAGCGACCAGATCACCTCCGGCAGTCAGCAGGTTGCCGACTCCAGCCAGATGCTCTCCCAGGGAGCCACCCAAGCGGCTGCCGCCGTTGAAGAGATCAGCAGTTCCATGAACGAAATCGGTTCCCAGACCCAACAAAGTGCCGACAATGCCAACCAGGCCAATAAGCTGTCCACCATCGCCAAACAATCGGCGGAAACCGGCAGTCGTAAAATGACCGGCATGATTGCCGCCATGAGTGATATCAACAGCTCGGCCCAGGATATCAGCAAAATCATCAAGGTCATCGACGAGATCGCCTTTCAGACCAACCTGCTGGCCCTCAATGCCGCGGTCGAAGCGGCCCGGGCCGGGCAGCACGGCAAAGGCTTTGCCGTGGTCGCCGAAGAAGTGCGTAATCTGGCCGCCCGCAGTGCCAAAGCAGCCGAGGAAACCACCCAGATGATCGAAAGTTCGGTGGAAAAATCAAAGAACGGTACCCAGATTGCCGAAGAAACTTCTTCGGCCCTCGCCGAAATCGTCACCAACATCTCCAAGGTCAGCGACCTGGTGGAAGAGATCGCCGCAGCGACCACGGAACAGGCTCAGGGAATCAGCCAGATCAACCAGGGCTTAAGCCAGATCGACCAGAGCATTCAGCAGAACACCGCATCGGCGGAAGAGAGCGCGGCCACCAGTGAAGAGCTTTCGAGCCAGGCCAATTACTTACGGGAGATGCTCTATCGTTTCAAGATCGATGAGGGTGGTCAAAAGCGCATAGGCTAA